In the genome of Sciurus carolinensis chromosome 3, mSciCar1.2, whole genome shotgun sequence, one region contains:
- the Fev gene encoding protein FEV has product MRQSGASQPLLINMYLPDPVGDGLFKEGKSPSWGPLSPAVQKGSGQIQLWQFLLELLADRANAGCIAWEGGHGEFKLTDPDEVARRWGERKSKPNMNYDKLSRALRYYYDKNIMSKVHGKRYAYRFDFQGLAQACQPPPAHAHAAAAAAAAAAAAQDGALYKLPAGLAPLPFPGLSKLNLMAASASVAPAGFSYWPGPNPAATAAAATAALYPSPGLQPPPGPFGAVAAASHLGGHYH; this is encoded by the exons ATGAGACAGAGCGGCGCCTCCCAGCCCCTGCTGATCAACATGTACCTGCCAG ATCCCGTCGGAGACGGTCTCTTCAAGGAAGGGAAGAGCCCGAGCTGGGGGCCTCTGAGCCCCGCAGTGCAAAAAG GCAGCGGGCAGATTCAGCTGTGGCAGTTTCTGCTGGAGCTGCTGGCAGACCGCGCGAATGCCGGCTGCATCGCGTGGGAGGGCGGCCACGGCGAGTTCAAGCTCACAGACCCCGACGAGGTGGCGCGGCGCTGGGGCGAGAGGAAGAGCAAGCCTAATATGAACTACGACAAGCTGAGCCGTGCACTGCGATACTACTACGACAAAAACATCATGAGCAAGGTGCACGGCAAGCGCTACGCTTACCGCTTCGACTTCCAGGGCCTGGCGCAGGCCTGCCAGCCGCCACCCGCACACGCCcacgccgccgccgccgccgcagccgccgCAGCCGCCGCCCAGGACGGCGCGCTCTACAAGCTGCCAGCCGGCCTGGCCCCGCTGCCCTTCCCCGGCCTCTCCAAACTCAACCTCATGGCTGCCTCGGCCAGCGTCGCGCCCGCCGGATTCTCCTACTGGCCCGGCCCGAACCCGGCTGCCACCgctgccgccgccaccgccgcgcTTTACCCAAGTCCTGGCTTACAGCCTCCACCAGGGCCTTTCGGCGCGGTGGCCGCAGCCTCGCATTTGGGAGGTCACTACCACTAG
- the Cryba2 gene encoding beta-crystallin A2 produces MSSAPAPGPAPACLTLWDEEDFQGRRCQLLSDCANISERGGLRRVRSVKVENGAWVGFEYPDFQGQQFILEKGDYPRWSAWSGSSGHHSNQLLSFRPVLCANHSDSRVTLFEGDNFQGCKFELSDDYPSLPSMGWASKDVGSLKVSSGAWVAYQYPGYRGYQYVLERDRHSGEFRTYSEFGTQAHTGQLQSIRRVQH; encoded by the exons ATGAGCAGCGCCCCCGCGCCAGGCCCGGCGCCCGCCTGCCTCACGCTCTGGGATGAGGAAGACTTCCAAGGCCGTCGCTGTCAGCTGCTGAGCGATTGCGCAAACATCAGTGAGCGCGGAGGCCTACGCAGGGTGCGCTCGGTCAAGGTGGAGAACGGCGC ATGGGTGGGCTTCGAGTACCCCGACTTCCAGGGACAGCAATTCATTCTGGAGAAGGGAGACTATCCTCGCTGGAGCGCCTGGAGTGGCAGCAGCGGCCACCACAGCAACCAGCTGCTGTCCTTCCGGCCAGTGCTCTGCGCG AACCACAGTGACAGCCGTGTGACACTGTTTGAGGGGGACAACTTCCAGGGCTGCAAATTTGAACTCAGTGATGACTATCCATCCCTGCCTTCCATGGGTTGGGCCAGCAAGGATGTGGGTTCCCTCAAAGTCAGCTCTGGAGC GTGGGTAGCCTACCAGTACCCAGGCTACCGAGGCTACCAGTACGTACTAGAGCGGGACCGACATAGTGGGGAATTCCGTACCTACAGCGAATTTGGCACACAGGCCCACACCGGGCAGCTGCAGTCCATTCGGAGAGTCCAGCACTAG